In one window of Streptomyces kaniharaensis DNA:
- a CDS encoding response regulator, with translation MDEREHIARAQQIQDAAEERFRLLVKNSADMVFRRTVDGTFLEVSAPGRALLGRPVDEIEGTALSDWVHPADRTDLHAAERDLESWGRAVAVLRLRRADGSDVWTESTTWLVRDDGGRAVEARGFFRRTEEQGRGELMRAMQQRARSVIDSARDAFISIDAQGLVIDWNSQAEQLFGITREHAIGRPLTETIIPERHRAAHVAGLQRVLAGGEPHVVGRQIEITALHADGHELPVELAVWSMEIGSSRYFNAFVRDITERQRAAKALADARDSALAAARAKSQFMATMSHEIRTPMNGVIGLSELLLETRLDTVQRRYAEGIHNAGTALLSLINDILDFSKLEAGKLILDETPFDPRVLVEEVVALVAQSAAAQDLELLADCDPGLPPVLHADAARLRQILLNLASNAVKFTHQGEVVVRARADAGRLRFDVVDTGIGIAPENQERIFDAFSQADASTTRRYGGSGLGLAICRRLVEAMNGDIGLHSAPGEGSTFWFAVPLRLPPDGQALPIPPQPASLRGLHVLVVDDNETNRLVLDTQLRSWSMKTTAVESGALALVELHRAVAEGRAYDLAIIDHHMPDMDGLELAGHITADATLGRVRLLLLTSGMPVEPAELRAVGIRVSLPKPVRQSELHDCLAQVMAPEATAPAPEPSAPGTATAPHRAHLLLVEDNEINQTVALGVLNRLGYSADVAVDGIQALEMTASGSYQAVLMDCRMPRMDGYTATRELRAREGEGGPRLPVIAMTASALPEDRERCREAGMDDYVSKPIDAKELEQALARWTDDDADAADAADADGADRADGADRVDGSEGARTDPRAAIEKRLSDLLDDNSPAARELVDHLIDSFLTHASPLVTALADAVRSGDAADVEDHAHTLSGAAGNIGARDLAECAAKLEALARQDNLAEGAQEAARLTGLLDDVRRALEAIRSRS, from the coding sequence ATGGACGAGCGGGAGCACATCGCCCGTGCGCAACAGATCCAGGACGCCGCCGAGGAACGGTTCCGGCTGCTGGTGAAGAACTCCGCCGACATGGTCTTCCGCCGGACGGTGGACGGAACCTTCCTGGAGGTGTCCGCCCCGGGGCGGGCCCTGCTGGGCCGCCCCGTCGACGAGATCGAGGGCACCGCGCTCAGCGACTGGGTCCACCCGGCCGACCGCACCGACCTCCACGCCGCGGAGCGCGACCTGGAGAGCTGGGGCCGGGCCGTGGCCGTCCTGCGACTGCGGCGCGCCGACGGGAGCGACGTCTGGACCGAATCGACGACCTGGCTCGTCCGCGACGACGGCGGCAGAGCCGTCGAGGCCCGCGGATTCTTCCGCCGGACCGAGGAACAGGGCCGCGGCGAGCTGATGCGCGCGATGCAGCAACGCGCCCGCTCGGTCATCGACAGCGCCCGCGACGCGTTCATCTCCATCGACGCCCAGGGCCTGGTCATCGACTGGAACTCCCAGGCCGAGCAGCTGTTCGGCATCACACGCGAGCACGCGATCGGACGCCCGCTCACCGAGACGATCATCCCCGAGCGACACCGCGCCGCACACGTCGCCGGCTTACAGCGCGTCCTGGCCGGCGGCGAACCCCACGTCGTCGGCCGGCAGATCGAGATCACCGCACTCCACGCGGACGGCCACGAGCTGCCCGTCGAGCTCGCCGTGTGGTCCATGGAAATCGGATCGTCCCGCTACTTCAACGCCTTCGTCCGCGACATCACAGAACGCCAGCGGGCCGCGAAGGCCCTGGCCGACGCCCGGGACAGCGCCCTGGCGGCGGCCCGCGCCAAGTCCCAGTTCATGGCCACCATGAGCCACGAGATCCGCACCCCCATGAACGGCGTGATCGGACTGAGCGAACTGCTCCTGGAAACCAGGCTCGACACCGTCCAGCGGCGCTACGCCGAAGGCATCCACAACGCGGGCACCGCGCTGCTCTCCCTGATCAACGACATCCTCGACTTCTCCAAGCTCGAAGCCGGCAAGCTGATCCTCGACGAGACGCCGTTCGACCCCCGCGTGCTCGTGGAGGAGGTCGTCGCCCTGGTCGCCCAGTCAGCCGCGGCCCAGGACCTGGAACTGCTCGCCGACTGCGACCCCGGCCTGCCCCCGGTGCTCCACGCCGACGCCGCCCGGCTGCGCCAGATCCTGCTCAACCTGGCCTCCAACGCGGTGAAGTTCACCCACCAGGGAGAGGTCGTCGTCCGGGCCCGCGCGGACGCGGGCCGGCTGCGCTTCGACGTGGTCGACACCGGCATCGGCATCGCCCCCGAAAACCAGGAGCGCATCTTCGACGCGTTCTCCCAGGCCGACGCCTCCACCACCCGCCGCTACGGGGGCAGCGGACTCGGGCTCGCGATCTGCCGCCGCCTCGTCGAGGCGATGAACGGCGACATCGGGCTCCACAGCGCGCCGGGCGAGGGCAGCACCTTCTGGTTCGCCGTGCCCCTGCGCCTGCCACCGGACGGCCAGGCCCTGCCGATCCCGCCCCAACCCGCATCGCTGCGCGGACTGCACGTCCTGGTCGTCGACGACAACGAGACCAACCGCCTCGTCCTCGACACCCAACTGCGCAGCTGGTCCATGAAGACGACAGCCGTGGAAAGCGGCGCGCTCGCCCTGGTGGAACTGCACCGGGCCGTGGCCGAGGGCCGCGCCTACGACCTCGCCATCATCGACCACCACATGCCCGACATGGACGGCCTGGAACTCGCGGGCCACATCACCGCGGACGCCACCCTGGGCCGGGTCCGGCTGCTCCTGCTCACCTCCGGCATGCCGGTCGAGCCGGCCGAACTGCGCGCCGTCGGAATCCGCGTCAGCCTGCCCAAACCGGTGCGCCAGTCCGAACTCCACGACTGCCTGGCCCAGGTGATGGCCCCGGAAGCCACCGCCCCCGCCCCCGAACCCAGCGCCCCCGGCACCGCCACGGCCCCGCACCGGGCGCACCTCCTGCTCGTGGAGGACAACGAGATCAACCAGACCGTGGCCCTCGGCGTCCTCAACCGCCTCGGCTACAGCGCGGACGTCGCAGTCGACGGCATCCAGGCGCTGGAGATGACGGCCTCCGGCTCCTACCAGGCGGTGCTCATGGACTGCCGCATGCCGCGCATGGACGGCTACACCGCCACCCGTGAGCTGCGTGCCCGGGAGGGCGAGGGCGGGCCCCGCCTACCCGTCATCGCCATGACCGCCAGCGCCCTGCCCGAGGACCGCGAGCGCTGCCGGGAGGCGGGCATGGACGACTACGTCTCCAAGCCCATCGACGCCAAGGAGCTCGAACAGGCCCTGGCCCGCTGGACCGACGACGACGCCGACGCCGCCGACGCCGCCGACGCGGACGGGGCGGACCGGGCGGACGGCGCGGATCGTGTGGACGGATCCGAAGGCGCGCGAACCGACCCCCGCGCCGCCATCGAGAAGAGACTGAGCGACCTGCTCGACGACAACAGCCCCGCCGCCAGGGAACTGGTCGACCACCTGATCGACTCCTTCCTCACCCACGCCTCGCCGCTGGTCACCGCCCTGGCCGACGCCGTGCGCAGCGGCGACGCCGCCGACGTCGAGGACCACGCGCACACCCTCAGCGGAGCGGCCGGCAACATCGGGGCGCGCGACCTCGCCGAATGCGCCGCGAAGCTGGAGGCGCTCGCCCGTCAGGACAACCTGGCCGAGGGCGCGCAGGAGGCGGCCCGACTGACCGGCCTCCTGGACGACGTGCGCCGCGCCCTCGAAGCCATCCGGTCCCGGTCCTGA
- a CDS encoding TetR/AcrR family transcriptional regulator: MATNRSGAGDPARTLALLWGEPTTAAGRRGPRQAHSTAEIATMAVKLADAEGVEAVTMRRVAQALGLSPMALYTYVPGKAELLDLMLDTVYARMPRSTPADDGWRARAAAVADDNRALYRAHPWVAAVSTSRPPLGPGLMAKYEYELRALDGTGLDDIELDAALTHLLGFVQTCARMAADERAARQDSAMSDEQWWAGNAELLARVFDPERYPTAARVGAAAGEAHGGACSPAHAYEFGLSRVLDGLAALIENRTR; encoded by the coding sequence ATGGCGACGAACCGGAGCGGAGCGGGAGACCCGGCGCGCACCCTCGCTCTGCTGTGGGGAGAACCGACGACCGCGGCCGGCCGGCGCGGCCCCCGCCAGGCACACTCGACGGCGGAGATCGCCACGATGGCCGTCAAGCTCGCGGACGCCGAGGGCGTCGAGGCCGTCACCATGCGGCGAGTCGCCCAGGCGCTCGGCCTCTCGCCCATGGCGCTCTACACCTACGTCCCCGGCAAGGCCGAGCTGCTCGATCTGATGCTGGACACCGTCTACGCCCGGATGCCGCGCAGCACGCCCGCCGACGACGGCTGGCGTGCCCGGGCCGCCGCCGTCGCCGACGACAATCGTGCGCTCTACCGCGCCCACCCCTGGGTGGCGGCCGTCTCCACCAGTCGCCCGCCGCTCGGCCCCGGCCTGATGGCCAAGTACGAGTACGAGCTACGGGCACTGGACGGCACGGGCCTGGACGACATCGAGCTGGACGCCGCGCTGACCCATCTGCTGGGCTTCGTGCAGACCTGCGCCCGGATGGCCGCCGACGAGCGGGCCGCCCGGCAGGACAGTGCGATGAGTGATGAGCAGTGGTGGGCGGGCAACGCCGAGTTGCTCGCCCGCGTCTTCGACCCGGAGCGCTACCCGACCGCGGCACGGGTGGGTGCGGCAGCGGGGGAGGCCCACGGCGGCGCGTGCAGCCCGGCGCACGCCTACGAGTTCGGCCTGAGCCGAGTCCTGGACGGCCTGGCGGCCCTGATCGAGAACCGGACGCGCTGA
- a CDS encoding S1 family peptidase gives MKRTVVGAVVVALTVLSAAPAQSASGGGKGNETVRAIAAQDNTAAPDWAAEDKVPASSASRAALAMIQERIAGYVASHGTAHTFGSYLDPATDRIVLDTDAPANVVAMLTDLSGTESALVQAAGKVQVRPRTTTDAFNRRDDSPPFWGGAGIQSGGALCSTGYAVANGSGTRFTVTAGHCFSTGSTVTTESGAYTVGSVSNRHLPTVTGEPVDMEAIGGQSYAGRIYTGGVYSSTSIPVVAAGTAYVGYSDYCHSGRTTGEQCGHTATSINGQVCTQTGCKSPVIVYTGGVIQQGGDSGGTFYAKNASGAWIRGHVIASNSTTGYVEPWTVVAPTLGVSIVTG, from the coding sequence ATGAAGAGAACCGTGGTCGGCGCGGTCGTCGTCGCCCTGACGGTCCTGAGCGCCGCTCCGGCTCAGAGCGCGTCGGGCGGGGGCAAGGGCAACGAGACCGTGCGGGCGATCGCGGCGCAGGACAACACCGCCGCCCCGGACTGGGCCGCCGAGGACAAGGTCCCCGCGTCGTCCGCCTCGCGGGCGGCGCTCGCGATGATCCAGGAGCGGATCGCCGGCTACGTCGCGTCGCACGGCACCGCGCACACGTTCGGCAGCTACCTGGACCCCGCCACCGACCGGATCGTTCTCGACACCGACGCGCCCGCGAACGTCGTCGCCATGCTGACGGACCTCTCCGGTACGGAGTCCGCGCTGGTCCAGGCGGCCGGCAAGGTGCAGGTGCGCCCCCGGACCACGACCGACGCGTTCAACCGCCGGGACGACTCGCCGCCGTTCTGGGGCGGCGCCGGCATCCAGTCCGGGGGCGCCCTGTGCTCAACCGGGTACGCCGTGGCGAACGGCTCGGGGACGAGGTTCACGGTCACGGCCGGCCACTGCTTCTCCACCGGCTCGACCGTGACCACCGAGTCCGGCGCGTACACGGTCGGCAGCGTCTCCAACCGGCACCTGCCCACCGTCACCGGTGAGCCCGTGGACATGGAGGCGATCGGCGGGCAGTCCTACGCGGGCCGCATCTACACGGGCGGGGTCTACAGCAGCACCAGCATCCCGGTCGTGGCGGCGGGCACCGCGTACGTCGGCTACAGCGACTACTGCCACAGCGGCCGGACCACCGGCGAGCAGTGCGGTCACACGGCCACCAGCATCAACGGCCAGGTGTGCACCCAGACCGGCTGCAAGTCGCCCGTCATCGTCTACACGGGCGGCGTGATCCAGCAGGGCGGTGACTCGGGCGGCACCTTCTACGCGAAGAACGCCTCGGGCGCGTGGATCCGCGGGCACGTCATCGCGAGCAACAGCACCACGGGCTACGTCGAGCCGTGGACGGTGGTGGCCCCCACGCTCGGGGTCAGCATCGTGACGGGCTGA
- a CDS encoding nuclear transport factor 2 family protein: MSRTPQEIFQSYVYAGPMTRNADALAETFTVDGVFEAPLMPTGATFPRRLVGREEIRRSMAAYYEHQAKDDRSPNFEKSGYVLHTTSDPDVFIAEIDTVFDGDGDAEDVTVSLVQIFRIRDGKIARLRDYFAPELMS, from the coding sequence ATGTCCCGAACGCCGCAGGAAATCTTCCAAAGTTACGTCTACGCCGGTCCCATGACCCGGAATGCCGACGCTCTTGCCGAGACCTTCACCGTGGACGGTGTCTTCGAGGCGCCGCTCATGCCCACCGGTGCCACCTTCCCGAGGCGGCTGGTGGGTCGCGAGGAGATCCGTCGCTCGATGGCGGCGTACTACGAGCACCAAGCGAAGGATGACCGCTCGCCGAACTTCGAGAAGTCCGGATACGTGCTGCACACCACCTCCGATCCCGACGTGTTCATCGCCGAGATCGACACGGTCTTCGACGGGGACGGGGACGCGGAGGACGTGACTGTCTCGCTGGTACAGATCTTTCGCATCCGCGACGGGAAGATCGCTCGACTGCGCGACTACTTTGCGCCCGAGCTGATGAGCTGA
- a CDS encoding DoxX family protein produces the protein MNITLWIISSVLAAAFAGAGLMKISQPREKLAASGMAWAGDFPPGAVKAIGAIEVLGALGLILPAALGIAPALVAWAATGLAATMLGAAVVHLRRGEAKAVPVNAVLLILAAIVAWGRFGPYHF, from the coding sequence ATGAACATCACCTTGTGGATCATTTCGAGCGTCCTCGCCGCCGCCTTCGCCGGCGCCGGACTGATGAAGATTTCCCAGCCCCGCGAGAAGCTCGCCGCATCCGGCATGGCCTGGGCGGGAGACTTCCCGCCCGGTGCCGTCAAGGCGATCGGCGCGATCGAGGTCCTGGGCGCACTCGGGCTGATCCTCCCGGCGGCGCTGGGCATCGCCCCGGCCCTGGTCGCCTGGGCGGCCACCGGCCTGGCGGCCACCATGCTCGGCGCGGCCGTCGTACACCTGCGCCGAGGCGAGGCCAAGGCGGTCCCGGTCAACGCGGTGCTGCTGATCCTGGCCGCCATCGTCGCCTGGGGCCGATTCGGCCCGTACCACTTCTGA
- a CDS encoding SAM-dependent methyltransferase, translating to MSKTALAVARVRAHESAAGNALFDDPYAAAFLAAAGEQMRKPTSPGPLATALRFQTVIRTRFYDDELIRSGHAQVVLLAAGLDTRAYRLPWPSGTRLYELDLPPVLEFKHGVLAAQSAAPRCDRTAVAADLLRPTWADRLVDAGFDATRPTAWLVEGLLVYLTAEEAATLLTTVGDLSAPGSRLALERGRSGRTRLDDPSVAHITALWKGGLGAGTADWLDAHGWRSEAHPLDTVAACYGRPMGNPSGTGFITAVRTSR from the coding sequence GTGTCGAAGACGGCGCTGGCCGTGGCCCGGGTCCGTGCCCACGAGAGCGCAGCCGGGAACGCCCTGTTCGACGACCCGTACGCCGCGGCCTTCCTGGCCGCCGCGGGGGAGCAGATGCGCAAGCCGACCAGCCCCGGTCCGCTGGCGACCGCCCTGAGGTTCCAGACGGTGATCCGGACCCGCTTCTACGACGACGAGCTCATCCGGTCCGGCCACGCGCAGGTGGTCCTGCTCGCCGCCGGACTGGACACCCGCGCCTACCGGCTGCCCTGGCCGTCCGGGACCCGCCTCTACGAACTCGACCTGCCGCCCGTCCTGGAGTTCAAACACGGCGTGCTGGCGGCGCAGTCCGCCGCGCCGCGCTGCGACCGCACCGCCGTGGCCGCGGACCTGCTACGCCCCACGTGGGCCGACCGGCTGGTCGACGCCGGGTTCGACGCCACCCGGCCCACCGCCTGGCTGGTCGAGGGCCTGCTGGTCTACCTCACCGCCGAGGAGGCGGCCACCCTGCTGACCACCGTCGGCGACCTGTCCGCCCCCGGCAGTCGGCTCGCCCTGGAGCGGGGGCGCAGCGGACGGACCCGTCTCGACGACCCGTCCGTCGCGCACATCACCGCGCTGTGGAAGGGCGGCCTGGGCGCCGGCACCGCCGACTGGCTCGACGCGCACGGCTGGCGCAGCGAGGCCCATCCGCTCGACACCGTCGCGGCCTGTTACGGGCGGCCGATGGGCAACCCGTCCGGCACCGGCTTCATCACGGCGGTGCGGACCTCGCGCTGA
- a CDS encoding isoamylase early set domain-containing protein translates to MLERTRSKKMTEITFMLPAGHPAGETSVVGDFNNWEPGAHPLVARGDGARTVTIAMPPGEKVAFRYLAHDGWWFDEETADSHDGRNSVLHT, encoded by the coding sequence ATGCTGGAACGCACCCGCAGCAAGAAGATGACCGAGATCACGTTCATGCTGCCGGCCGGCCACCCGGCCGGCGAGACCAGCGTGGTCGGAGACTTCAACAACTGGGAGCCCGGCGCCCACCCGCTCGTCGCCCGTGGGGACGGCGCCCGGACGGTCACGATCGCCATGCCGCCCGGCGAGAAGGTCGCCTTCCGCTACCTCGCGCACGACGGCTGGTGGTTCGACGAGGAGACGGCGGACTCCCACGACGGCCGCAACAGCGTCCTGCACACCTGA
- a CDS encoding YncE family protein, translated as MPVKVLAAARLGVALAAAGALLALTSGVAQASGPVSGTEAVIAVGNELAAPVVSPDGATAYVVTATPQGNLVLTTVDTRSGAASARLALGPNRWFVHAALSADGSRLYVLDYLDLSVIDVPSMSLLGTVALPDQPRPADSRVGWPAGIALSPDGSTLYVSQSGSLTAGRLGKGRVLAFSTAQRVFTSSVEFPASIPGNLVVRPGGRDLYVGSEAGVMHLNVAGAAPVVTRVVAGTATGQDSQLAFSPDGRRLFALNGAYGGAGDEIDPATDTVTRHFTLTGGSALLAFPQVSPDGRRLYAVDNSMEKGPSVFVLDTATDTVVPEEAQPLNEEGLNGFVVGPDGHTLYAGGTVASTANLQIVSLPQ; from the coding sequence ATGCCCGTCAAGGTCTTGGCAGCGGCGCGCCTGGGCGTCGCACTGGCCGCCGCCGGAGCGCTTCTGGCGCTGACGAGCGGTGTTGCGCAGGCGTCCGGGCCGGTCTCCGGTACCGAGGCGGTCATCGCCGTCGGCAACGAGCTCGCCGCCCCGGTGGTGAGCCCGGACGGTGCCACCGCCTACGTCGTGACGGCGACGCCGCAGGGCAACCTCGTCCTGACGACGGTCGACACCCGCAGCGGCGCGGCCTCCGCCCGGCTCGCTCTCGGGCCCAACCGCTGGTTCGTGCATGCGGCGCTCAGCGCGGACGGCTCGCGGCTGTACGTGCTCGACTACCTCGACCTGAGCGTCATCGACGTCCCGTCGATGTCCCTGCTGGGCACGGTCGCGCTGCCGGACCAGCCGCGTCCGGCCGACTCGCGCGTGGGCTGGCCCGCCGGGATCGCGCTCAGCCCCGACGGGTCGACCCTGTACGTGTCCCAGTCCGGGTCGCTGACGGCCGGCCGGCTGGGGAAGGGCCGGGTGCTGGCCTTCTCCACCGCGCAGCGGGTGTTCACCTCCTCCGTCGAGTTCCCGGCCTCCATCCCCGGCAATCTGGTCGTCCGCCCGGGCGGCCGGGACCTGTACGTCGGCAGCGAGGCGGGCGTGATGCACCTGAACGTCGCCGGGGCCGCGCCCGTCGTGACCCGCGTGGTGGCGGGCACCGCGACGGGCCAGGACTCGCAGCTGGCCTTCAGCCCGGACGGCCGCCGGCTGTTCGCCCTCAACGGCGCGTACGGCGGCGCGGGCGACGAGATCGACCCGGCCACCGACACCGTCACCCGGCACTTCACGCTGACCGGCGGCAGTGCCCTCCTCGCGTTCCCGCAGGTGAGCCCGGACGGCCGGCGGCTCTACGCCGTCGACAACAGCATGGAGAAGGGTCCCTCGGTGTTCGTCCTCGACACCGCGACCGACACGGTCGTCCCGGAGGAGGCGCAGCCGCTGAACGAGGAGGGGCTGAACGGCTTCGTGGTCGGTCCGGACGGCCACACCCTGTACGCCGGCGGCACGGTCGCCTCGACTGCCAACCTGCAGATCGTCTCGTTGCCGCAGTAG
- a CDS encoding VOC family protein — protein MKINSSAVALTVEDVTASAAFLTEHFGFQEQTAADGFVSLGREDAGLNVIYLRRGLEVLPEGFRDQHAAGLILAFTVDDLAGEEARLQAQGVEITMPLREEPWGERLFQVTDPNGVVIQLVEWVVPAAK, from the coding sequence TTGAAGATCAACAGCTCCGCCGTCGCACTGACCGTCGAGGACGTCACGGCCTCTGCCGCGTTCCTCACCGAGCACTTCGGCTTCCAGGAGCAGACGGCGGCCGACGGCTTCGTCTCGCTCGGCCGCGAGGACGCCGGACTGAACGTCATATACCTGCGCCGAGGCCTCGAAGTCCTGCCGGAAGGCTTCCGCGACCAGCACGCCGCCGGCCTGATCCTGGCCTTCACCGTCGACGACCTGGCCGGCGAGGAGGCCCGGCTGCAGGCGCAGGGCGTGGAGATCACCATGCCGCTGCGCGAGGAGCCCTGGGGCGAGAGGCTGTTCCAGGTGACCGATCCCAACGGCGTGGTGATCCAGCTGGTCGAGTGGGTCGTCCCGGCCGCGAAGTGA
- the infA gene encoding translation initiation factor IF-1 has translation MTKTAGGIEVEGTVLECLRNATFKVELQNGHTVLAHISGKIRKNYIKILPQDRVLVELSPYDLTRGRIRYRYRS, from the coding sequence ATGACCAAAACAGCAGGGGGCATAGAAGTCGAGGGCACCGTCCTCGAGTGCCTGCGCAACGCCACCTTCAAGGTGGAGCTCCAGAACGGGCACACGGTGCTCGCCCACATCAGCGGGAAGATCCGGAAGAACTACATCAAGATCCTTCCGCAGGACCGGGTGCTCGTGGAACTCAGCCCCTACGACCTCACCCGCGGCCGGATCCGCTACCGCTACAGGTCGTAG
- a CDS encoding GNAT family N-acetyltransferase, translated as MNSVHSTPGTGNHAVVVTRVSDTQWHAVEDDRMVGCGDASRRPDGRLFISIDAWHGAVFDRIADAMLADLPTPLYTVVDEADHDSTSAWERAGFTTARREWGYRVPTDPQVTGLDSVRTPSGVTIVPAGEAEEGPLRALDRVIRDEVEAAVGWQAMPAEVLPRPAGTTVVDPSKYAVARQSDQYVGFVRVAPLTRQPRIGLIAVRADRHRRGIARALLAHALGSLHRSGTASAWAEVNESNAAATALFEGIGARRAGSTLELVRR; from the coding sequence ATGAACTCTGTGCATTCCACCCCGGGCACCGGCAACCACGCGGTCGTGGTCACGCGGGTCTCGGACACGCAGTGGCACGCCGTCGAGGACGACCGGATGGTCGGCTGCGGCGACGCTTCGCGCCGGCCCGACGGGCGGCTCTTCATCAGCATCGACGCATGGCACGGCGCGGTCTTCGACCGCATCGCCGACGCGATGCTGGCGGACCTGCCGACACCGCTGTACACCGTGGTCGACGAGGCCGACCACGACTCGACGTCCGCCTGGGAGCGGGCCGGCTTCACCACCGCACGCCGCGAGTGGGGCTACCGCGTGCCCACCGACCCGCAGGTCACCGGGCTCGACTCGGTGCGCACCCCGTCGGGCGTGACGATCGTGCCCGCCGGCGAGGCGGAGGAGGGCCCGCTGCGCGCCCTGGACCGCGTCATCCGCGACGAGGTCGAGGCCGCCGTCGGCTGGCAGGCGATGCCGGCCGAGGTGCTGCCCCGCCCGGCGGGGACCACCGTGGTCGACCCGTCGAAGTACGCGGTGGCACGGCAGTCGGACCAGTACGTGGGATTCGTCCGCGTGGCGCCGCTGACCCGGCAGCCGCGGATCGGGCTGATCGCCGTCCGGGCCGACCGGCACCGCCGCGGCATCGCCCGGGCGCTGCTGGCCCACGCGCTGGGCTCGCTGCACCGCTCCGGGACCGCTTCGGCATGGGCCGAGGTGAACGAGTCCAATGCGGCGGCCACCGCCCTGTTCGAGGGCATCGGCGCCCGGCGCGCGGGCAGCACCCTGGAGCTCGTCCGCCGCTGA
- a CDS encoding peptidoglycan-binding domain-containing protein produces the protein MSATPAARSRRWPTAGNGPWSCGSRSPSGTRTRATRPGRACRERRCWRTAIVGGSPCTAARKASARLEPGTSGTDDVAEAQCLLQRLGYLLGARGIDGRYGSYTQQAVSSLQQLAGIAVDGIVGPSTWQLLRTRAAQGG, from the coding sequence GTGTCCGCCACGCCTGCGGCGAGATCGCGCCGCTGGCCGACCGCCGGGAACGGACCCTGGAGCTGCGGGTCCAGGAGCCCGAGCGGGACCCGGACCCGCGCCACTCGCCCTGGGAGGGCATGTCGGGAGCGGCGGTGTTGGCGCACGGCCATCGTCGGGGGGTCACCATGCACCGCCGCGAGGAAGGCCTCGGCACGCCTGGAGCCCGGGACGTCCGGCACCGACGACGTCGCCGAGGCGCAGTGCCTGCTCCAGCGCCTGGGCTACCTCCTCGGGGCGCGCGGGATCGACGGCCGGTACGGGAGCTACACCCAGCAGGCCGTCAGCTCGCTCCAGCAGCTGGCCGGGATCGCGGTGGACGGGATCGTCGGGCCGTCCACCTGGCAGCTGCTGCGCACCCGTGCTGCGCAGGGCGGGTGA
- a CDS encoding antibiotic biosynthesis monooxygenase family protein, with amino-acid sequence MLQENKYWSSGNWQVGSGKAEEFVEAWRAFLTWTKDANDGFLGARLIQDIQNPQHFVSFATWRDIDAMRAWQGNPDFAEHFGACRALCEDVQAGGYELSVDI; translated from the coding sequence ATGCTTCAGGAGAACAAGTACTGGTCATCCGGGAACTGGCAGGTCGGCAGCGGGAAGGCGGAGGAGTTCGTCGAGGCCTGGAGGGCCTTCCTGACCTGGACGAAGGACGCCAACGACGGCTTCCTCGGAGCCCGCCTGATCCAGGACATCCAGAACCCGCAGCACTTCGTCTCCTTCGCCACCTGGCGCGACATCGACGCCATGCGCGCCTGGCAGGGCAACCCGGATTTCGCCGAGCACTTCGGCGCCTGCCGCGCCCTGTGCGAGGACGTGCAGGCCGGCGGCTACGAGCTCAGCGTCGACATCTGA
- a CDS encoding MarR family winged helix-turn-helix transcriptional regulator — translation MNAEEPRWLDDEEQETWLAMATVSVRLNAALDAQLQRDAGISHFEYQVLAGLSMAPERTLRMSDLAEFAASSLSRLSHTAKRLETKGWLYRTPDPADGRYTLATLTDDGWEKVVATAPGHVAEVRRLFVDPLTKAQHKQLREISRRINTAIGPTRPWPPSQT, via the coding sequence ATGAACGCAGAAGAGCCCCGCTGGCTGGACGACGAGGAACAGGAGACCTGGCTCGCCATGGCCACCGTGTCCGTGCGGCTCAACGCCGCTCTGGACGCCCAGCTCCAACGCGACGCAGGCATCTCCCACTTCGAGTACCAGGTCCTCGCCGGGCTCTCCATGGCCCCCGAGCGGACGCTGAGGATGAGCGACCTCGCCGAGTTCGCCGCGAGCTCCCTCTCCCGGCTCTCCCACACCGCCAAGCGTCTGGAGACCAAGGGCTGGCTGTACCGCACGCCCGATCCCGCCGACGGCCGCTACACCCTCGCCACGCTCACCGACGACGGCTGGGAGAAGGTCGTGGCCACCGCGCCCGGCCACGTCGCCGAAGTCCGCCGCCTGTTCGTGGACCCCCTCACCAAGGCCCAGCACAAGCAGCTCCGGGAGATCAGCCGCCGCATCAACACCGCGATCGGACCAACCCGGCCCTGGCCTCCCAGCCAGACCTGA